The proteins below are encoded in one region of Sulfolobus islandicus Y.N.15.51:
- a CDS encoding MFS transporter, producing the protein MDSKEAMRTLITLTLMLTLVNYVETMVIPALPKIETQFSTTATTVAWITSAYLIVGAIASPLFGKLGDRYGKKKVYLLSIGFYSLAVLLAGFSTNIYFLIFARAIQGLGYATFPLAIAIITDLFPKERVAWAQGILSATLAAGPALGLLVGSYIVQDLGWPYAFHTAFLLSIILVIISAKYIVEIPEKTREKIDYLGATFLMLTVVPLLVYLSNGPNVGWTSLSQLLLIAISVIAFPIFLLVERRANEPLMRLELFGVRNIMVANIAGLISGAGMFLMFTGLVYYLQLPQPYGLGLSIIESGLLMAPVALVMMIVGPIVGRLINATGPKPLLIIGSVISIFGYLLLDTFRYSVYEVVLDVMITAVGLVNIMIPLVNMVAVSLPEEQRGIGIGMNTLIRTIGSSIGPVISTLFMDTYTTWIIYDFNDQIVPLAQVPSYLAFHYMYTAAVSIMVLNLIVALFTRNYVIKTGQHA; encoded by the coding sequence ATGGACTCTAAAGAAGCAATGCGTACTTTAATTACCCTCACTCTAATGTTAACTTTAGTAAATTACGTTGAGACAATGGTTATACCTGCACTGCCGAAAATCGAAACACAATTCTCTACTACAGCCACAACGGTTGCATGGATAACATCAGCCTATCTCATAGTTGGTGCAATTGCATCACCACTTTTTGGAAAACTTGGTGATAGATATGGGAAGAAGAAAGTTTACCTCTTATCTATTGGGTTTTACTCGTTAGCTGTATTATTAGCTGGGTTCTCAACTAACATCTACTTTTTAATTTTCGCTAGGGCGATTCAAGGATTAGGCTATGCAACGTTTCCTCTTGCAATAGCCATTATAACTGACCTATTTCCCAAAGAGCGAGTTGCATGGGCTCAAGGTATTTTAAGTGCGACACTCGCAGCCGGTCCAGCCTTAGGATTATTAGTAGGTTCCTATATAGTTCAAGATCTTGGATGGCCTTATGCGTTTCATACCGCATTTTTACTATCAATAATTCTAGTAATAATTTCCGCAAAGTACATAGTTGAGATCCCCGAGAAGACTAGGGAGAAGATAGATTATTTAGGGGCAACATTTCTTATGCTAACAGTAGTTCCGTTATTAGTATATTTATCTAATGGTCCTAATGTTGGTTGGACTTCACTTAGTCAATTGTTATTGATTGCGATTTCAGTAATAGCATTTCCCATATTTTTATTGGTAGAGAGAAGAGCCAATGAACCCTTGATGAGACTTGAGTTATTTGGAGTAAGAAATATAATGGTAGCAAATATAGCTGGGCTAATATCTGGAGCTGGAATGTTTTTAATGTTTACAGGATTAGTCTATTATCTTCAACTACCTCAACCCTATGGACTAGGCTTATCCATAATAGAATCTGGGCTGTTAATGGCACCTGTAGCTTTAGTAATGATGATTGTCGGACCGATAGTAGGTAGATTGATTAACGCTACTGGACCTAAGCCATTACTTATCATAGGTTCTGTAATTAGCATTTTTGGTTATTTGCTTCTAGATACTTTTAGGTATAGCGTATATGAAGTTGTACTTGATGTCATGATAACTGCTGTAGGGTTAGTTAATATTATGATTCCATTAGTTAATATGGTCGCAGTATCTTTACCAGAGGAACAAAGAGGAATAGGAATAGGAATGAACACTTTAATAAGAACTATCGGAAGTTCAATTGGCCCAGTAATCTCAACACTGTTTATGGATACCTACACTACATGGATAATATATGATTTTAACGATCAAATTGTACCGTTAGCTCAAGTACCATCTTATTTAGCCTTTCATTACATGTATACTGCTGCAGTCAGTATAATGGTCCTAAACCTTATCGTTGCTTTATTCACTAGGAATTACGTAATTAAGACGGGGCAACATGCGTGA
- a CDS encoding hemerythrin — translation MDLIELLKFEHGIFRIRFYFLEKVDNSLQELETLHDFIVNVHAKMEDLYVFKDIPEAKPYSNDHKLIEKYGDTIIKEKRKDWVPRYMKIVLDHNLNEEKYVFPKVKERKGLVLDIIEQYGFENYQKITGIDIRNF, via the coding sequence ATGGACTTAATAGAACTACTTAAATTTGAACATGGTATATTTAGAATAAGGTTCTATTTTCTGGAAAAAGTTGATAATTCTTTGCAGGAATTGGAAACATTACATGACTTCATAGTTAATGTTCACGCGAAGATGGAGGACTTGTATGTCTTTAAAGATATACCAGAAGCCAAGCCTTATTCAAACGACCATAAACTAATTGAGAAGTACGGTGATACGATAATAAAGGAGAAGAGAAAAGATTGGGTACCTAGGTATATGAAAATAGTGTTAGATCATAATCTGAATGAAGAGAAATACGTATTTCCGAAGGTAAAAGAAAGAAAAGGTTTGGTCTTAGACATTATAGAACAATATGGCTTTGAAAACTATCAAAAAATTACTGGTATAGATATAAGAAATTTCTAA
- a CDS encoding Glu/Leu/Phe/Val family dehydrogenase, which produces MEEVLSSSLYTQQVKKLYKVGELLGLDNETLETLSQPERIIQVKIQIRGSDGKLKTFMGWRSQHNSALGPYKGGIRYHPNVTQDEVEALSMIMTWKNSLLLLPYGGGKGGIRVDPKKLTKEELEQLSRKFIQAIYKYLGSELDIPAPDVNTDSQTMAWYLDEYIKITGNVDFAVFTGKPVELGGIGVRLYSTGLGVATIAKEAANKFIGGIEEARVIIQGFGNVGYYAAKFLSDMGAKIVGISDSKGGVINENGIDVGKAMEIKEKTGSVTNYPEGRKVTNEELLISDCNILVPAALENVINKFNAPKIKAKLIVEGANGPLTADADEIMRQRGIVVVPDILANAGGVVGSYVEWANNKMGQIISDEGAKKLIVDRMNNAFNTLYDYHQKKLEDHDLRTAAMALAVDRVVRAMKARGLL; this is translated from the coding sequence AAGTTATATAAAGTCGGAGAATTATTGGGTCTTGATAACGAAACTTTAGAAACGCTTTCTCAGCCCGAAAGAATAATTCAAGTTAAGATACAAATTAGAGGGTCTGATGGTAAATTAAAAACATTTATGGGTTGGAGAAGTCAGCACAACTCGGCTTTAGGCCCATACAAGGGCGGAATTAGGTATCATCCTAATGTTACACAAGATGAGGTAGAAGCGTTATCTATGATAATGACATGGAAGAACTCATTACTATTATTACCATATGGAGGAGGAAAAGGTGGAATTAGAGTAGATCCTAAAAAGTTGACTAAAGAAGAATTAGAACAATTATCGAGAAAGTTTATCCAAGCTATTTATAAATATTTAGGTAGCGAATTAGATATCCCAGCCCCAGATGTGAACACAGATTCACAAACCATGGCATGGTACCTAGATGAGTACATAAAGATAACTGGAAATGTTGATTTCGCAGTATTTACTGGGAAGCCAGTGGAACTAGGTGGAATAGGTGTTAGATTATACAGTACTGGACTTGGAGTTGCTACCATAGCTAAGGAAGCTGCGAATAAGTTTATAGGAGGTATTGAGGAAGCTAGGGTAATAATTCAAGGCTTCGGAAATGTTGGGTATTATGCAGCTAAATTCCTAAGCGATATGGGAGCTAAAATAGTAGGAATTAGTGACTCTAAAGGTGGAGTAATTAATGAGAATGGAATAGATGTTGGAAAGGCTATGGAAATAAAGGAGAAAACTGGAAGTGTGACAAATTATCCTGAGGGAAGAAAGGTCACAAATGAGGAACTACTAATATCGGACTGTAATATATTAGTACCTGCAGCGCTTGAAAACGTCATAAATAAGTTTAATGCTCCCAAGATTAAGGCTAAGCTTATTGTTGAGGGTGCAAATGGTCCATTGACTGCTGATGCAGATGAAATAATGAGACAAAGGGGCATAGTAGTTGTGCCAGATATACTTGCTAATGCTGGTGGAGTTGTTGGAAGTTATGTAGAGTGGGCTAATAATAAAATGGGTCAAATAATAAGCGATGAAGGGGCTAAGAAGCTTATAGTCGACAGAATGAACAATGCTTTCAATACCCTATACGATTATCATCAAAAGAAATTAGAAGATCACGATCTGAGAACTGCTGCCATGGCATTAGCTGTGGATAGAGTAGTAAGAGCTATGAAAGCTAGAGGTCTATTATAA
- a CDS encoding thermopsin, which yields MRLLKILLLAMLIIPLFSFFTLSLPLYGQIQLPPHYLFYISENVTQESGIDVIFYTSSPITFMIMTPSQFYQFNQTGSSQSIYSITTNSLSRFFPLSGQYYIVFNNNISNNPVTLNYYILTRPLPTGIADYGLKINNGVISPYIEKIKSVIGAVEINKLLAYNSTPPAGISHYSASIQLNVVLQVNTIGGSQQLWLQNVIQIYTNNDSYRFVDNIWNFTGKISILSNSSVKGNGIVYVTNNGNDYYAYGTNFSTLLIPSLKYLLINTSYTSQGPMISFGYMNQSGSAIWYDNVTILIPNTLSAYILVDGYNFTAGGLAYDAELILGGGGNGEFTFFNESNVELAMIYQYLNGTLAPPKFLFPFGLDTEESADNLYSISYNGVYLVSSGYQVINNLNENVSQLRFNVVNYTKATDQNFPYIFTINVSGGVLPYKLNVTISNSSGNELSGYTYVLFPSVSTYYLFLSPLSPGNYTVKIKLTDFNGNSKSYEFSLTINPPLKVQILNVTNYIDLALPYFNFTSIISGGTKPYNITITISNDSGILSETYKIINYTSIAYYAVNMKGYSIGKYTIQIEVEDYAGSINISKYNFTINPNPYISTLSYTSETDKGLREVIKAIGKGGSGSLIYYWYVNNSLVSSGIGDELYNFTPSNIGEYNITVMVKDVLGVSSAKSVIIKVNPDPVVELSVPKTTIDSGAEFPVNATVSLGTSPYYISWYINGSYVGNESIKELDLSSIGVYIITVTVRDSAGYIINMSKPVLIVPPPSLSVKEQTQGNFIQYNTSIALSASVNGGTDPYYLIFLNGKLVGNYSSTTQLQFKLQNGENNITLIAKDLWGKTAVKTLIVNSGYNYVGIGIIAGIILIMVIIVILVISKRK from the coding sequence ATGAGATTGCTTAAAATACTACTTTTGGCAATGTTAATTATTCCATTATTTTCCTTTTTTACTTTATCCCTACCTTTATATGGCCAGATACAATTACCTCCTCACTACCTTTTCTATATTAGTGAAAATGTTACACAGGAAAGCGGTATTGACGTAATTTTTTACACATCGTCACCAATAACGTTCATGATTATGACTCCTTCACAATTTTATCAATTTAATCAAACGGGTTCATCTCAGTCAATATATTCAATTACTACTAATTCCCTTAGTAGATTCTTTCCTCTAAGTGGGCAATATTATATTGTTTTCAATAATAACATTAGTAATAATCCTGTTACGTTAAATTACTATATTCTAACAAGACCCTTGCCTACTGGTATAGCCGATTATGGTCTTAAGATTAACAACGGTGTTATTAGTCCTTATATAGAGAAAATTAAAAGTGTAATAGGTGCTGTTGAAATTAACAAATTACTAGCTTATAATTCAACACCACCAGCTGGTATAAGTCATTACTCTGCATCTATTCAGTTAAATGTAGTTCTTCAAGTTAATACTATAGGTGGTTCTCAACAACTTTGGTTACAGAATGTTATACAAATTTATACCAATAATGATTCCTACAGATTTGTAGATAATATATGGAATTTCACTGGTAAAATCTCAATTCTATCTAATAGTAGTGTAAAAGGTAATGGAATAGTTTACGTTACTAATAATGGAAATGATTATTACGCATATGGTACCAATTTCTCAACACTCTTGATACCCTCTTTAAAATACTTACTCATAAACACATCATATACTTCTCAAGGTCCCATGATATCTTTTGGTTATATGAACCAGAGTGGTTCAGCCATATGGTACGATAATGTCACCATATTAATACCTAATACTTTATCAGCATATATCCTAGTAGATGGTTATAACTTCACTGCAGGAGGGCTTGCTTACGATGCAGAGCTAATATTAGGTGGTGGAGGTAATGGCGAGTTTACGTTCTTTAATGAATCAAATGTAGAATTAGCTATGATCTATCAATATTTAAACGGAACTTTAGCACCCCCTAAATTCCTCTTCCCCTTTGGTCTTGATACTGAGGAATCTGCAGATAACTTATATTCTATTTCATATAATGGCGTTTATTTAGTGAGTAGTGGTTATCAAGTTATAAACAACTTAAACGAAAACGTATCACAGTTGAGATTTAACGTTGTTAATTACACTAAAGCTACAGACCAGAATTTCCCATATATATTTACTATAAACGTCTCTGGCGGAGTTTTACCGTATAAGTTAAACGTTACAATTAGCAATAGCAGTGGAAACGAGTTATCTGGATATACTTACGTTCTATTCCCCTCTGTATCAACGTATTATTTATTCTTAAGTCCGCTTTCTCCAGGTAATTATACTGTTAAAATAAAACTTACTGATTTTAATGGAAATTCAAAATCTTACGAATTCTCACTTACAATAAACCCACCCTTAAAAGTACAAATACTCAACGTAACCAATTATATAGATCTTGCATTGCCATACTTTAACTTTACCTCAATAATAAGCGGAGGTACTAAGCCATATAACATCACTATTACAATATCTAATGATAGCGGGATATTATCAGAAACATATAAAATTATAAATTACACTTCAATTGCATATTACGCAGTAAACATGAAGGGCTATAGTATAGGAAAATACACCATTCAAATAGAAGTTGAGGATTACGCAGGTAGTATAAATATTTCAAAATATAATTTCACTATCAATCCCAATCCCTATATTTCTACATTAAGTTATACCTCTGAGACAGATAAGGGATTAAGGGAAGTAATAAAGGCTATAGGTAAAGGAGGATCTGGAAGCCTTATATATTACTGGTACGTTAATAACTCTTTAGTAAGTAGTGGAATTGGGGATGAACTGTATAATTTCACGCCTTCTAATATTGGCGAATATAACATTACTGTTATGGTAAAAGACGTTCTAGGGGTATCGTCAGCGAAGAGCGTTATTATAAAGGTTAACCCTGATCCCGTAGTTGAGTTATCAGTACCTAAAACTACTATAGATTCTGGAGCTGAGTTTCCAGTTAACGCTACAGTATCTCTAGGAACATCACCCTACTATATTTCTTGGTATATTAACGGAAGTTATGTGGGTAATGAATCCATTAAGGAACTAGATTTAAGCAGCATAGGAGTTTATATAATAACGGTAACGGTGAGAGATTCTGCAGGTTATATAATAAATATGAGTAAACCAGTGTTAATAGTCCCACCTCCTTCGTTAAGTGTTAAAGAACAAACTCAAGGAAACTTCATTCAGTATAATACATCAATTGCATTATCGGCTTCAGTTAATGGCGGAACTGATCCGTATTATCTTATCTTCTTAAACGGTAAACTTGTAGGTAACTACTCATCAACAACCCAGTTACAGTTTAAGTTGCAAAACGGTGAAAATAATATTACGCTAATAGCTAAAGATTTATGGGGTAAGACTGCTGTGAAAACGTTAATAGTTAACTCTGGATATAATTACGTAGGCATAGGAATTATTGCGGGTATAATCTTAATAATGGTTATAATTGTTATACTAGTAATCAGTAAAAGAAAATAA
- a CDS encoding 4-hydroxyphenylacetate 3-hydroxylase family protein, with translation MIRRGTDYIKSIKENPPVVYYEGEVVKDVTEHSAFKIPISTVAKYYDLHWDEKYKEYLRVYNLDVGEETSISFLRPKNKKDLGKLRDGLVKIYDYYRGFFGRSPDYLNLWTMVFYAHAEDYFGKQFGSKFMENAIEIYKEATKRDLFYTHAIVAPMYDRSRPPSQWEDPYIQVGIVEEKPEGVVVRGAAMICTAGPYAEMLWYLPNVRRDSDPRYAIYFSIPTNTKGVKFLSRRGFQPREGGEFEYPISSRFEESDAVLVLDNVLIPWERIIFFKKPELIEDLMWHTVQLRGWFNWHFVIQHYSRLKFLAGLAIAIAEASGTSNFINVQEKIGEILIYVALNEAALYASVERAQELPNITRPDPYISISASHFNMKTVPRANEILRSISAGSSIPIPAGIKDFENPEERKLLDKYMAMKGLDALERVKMFNLLWDVIGSEAGMRYEQYDRFSRGDPTIRWAQTYTEVFKDRKHEFVKLVKDIIDQMPNPKA, from the coding sequence ATGATAAGAAGGGGAACAGATTACATAAAAAGTATAAAGGAAAACCCACCAGTAGTTTACTATGAAGGAGAAGTAGTAAAGGATGTTACAGAACATTCAGCATTTAAAATACCGATATCTACTGTTGCGAAATATTATGATCTACATTGGGATGAGAAATATAAGGAGTACCTAAGGGTTTATAACCTTGATGTGGGAGAGGAAACTAGCATAAGTTTTCTAAGACCTAAAAACAAGAAAGATTTAGGCAAATTAAGGGATGGCCTAGTAAAGATATATGATTACTATAGGGGATTCTTCGGTAGAAGTCCAGACTACCTAAACTTATGGACAATGGTATTCTATGCACACGCTGAGGACTACTTTGGAAAACAGTTCGGTTCAAAGTTCATGGAAAATGCGATTGAAATTTACAAAGAAGCTACAAAGAGAGATTTGTTCTATACCCACGCAATTGTGGCCCCAATGTACGATAGATCTAGACCACCTTCTCAATGGGAAGATCCATACATTCAAGTGGGAATAGTTGAGGAAAAACCAGAAGGTGTAGTAGTAAGAGGAGCCGCAATGATATGTACCGCCGGTCCTTATGCGGAGATGTTATGGTATTTACCAAATGTCAGAAGAGATAGTGATCCTAGATATGCAATATACTTCTCTATCCCAACAAACACTAAAGGAGTTAAGTTCTTGTCTAGAAGGGGGTTCCAGCCTAGGGAAGGAGGAGAATTTGAATACCCAATATCTTCTAGATTTGAGGAATCCGATGCAGTTTTAGTGTTAGATAACGTCCTAATTCCTTGGGAAAGGATAATATTCTTCAAGAAGCCTGAGTTAATCGAAGACCTAATGTGGCATACCGTTCAGTTAAGGGGATGGTTTAACTGGCACTTCGTAATTCAACATTATAGCAGGTTAAAATTCCTTGCTGGTTTAGCTATCGCCATTGCTGAAGCTTCTGGCACCAGTAATTTCATTAACGTTCAAGAAAAGATAGGTGAGATACTGATATATGTAGCTCTAAATGAGGCAGCCCTCTATGCATCAGTTGAAAGAGCCCAAGAATTGCCCAATATTACTAGACCAGATCCCTATATTTCCATTTCAGCCAGTCACTTCAACATGAAGACAGTTCCCAGAGCAAATGAGATATTAAGGTCAATTAGTGCAGGATCATCAATACCTATACCTGCTGGTATTAAAGATTTTGAAAATCCCGAGGAAAGAAAATTATTGGATAAGTACATGGCAATGAAAGGTCTTGATGCCCTAGAAAGAGTTAAGATGTTTAACCTACTGTGGGACGTTATAGGATCTGAAGCAGGGATGAGATATGAACAATATGATAGGTTCAGTAGGGGTGATCCCACAATAAGATGGGCTCAAACTTATACTGAGGTATTCAAGGATAGAAAGCACGAATTCGTCAAATTGGTTAAGGATATAATCGATCAGATGCCTAATCCTAAAGCTTAA
- a CDS encoding DUF4898 domain-containing protein, producing MMEHLSVKELESYLDDDLLKLLKKEDIRHIFLINTKIISNFEKFFSTFLPYSVKYFVVISSDLPVKIIKESLIRAKDTLEVSCYITSKLPQKSMIIIGLQSVSEREESKELSAFRT from the coding sequence ATGATGGAACACTTAAGTGTTAAAGAACTTGAAAGTTATCTTGATGATGATTTATTAAAGCTTTTAAAGAAAGAAGATATAAGACATATATTCCTTATAAATACAAAAATCATCTCAAACTTTGAAAAATTCTTTAGCACGTTCCTTCCATACAGTGTCAAATATTTCGTAGTAATATCTTCTGATTTACCAGTTAAGATAATTAAGGAAAGTTTAATTAGAGCTAAAGATACACTAGAAGTATCGTGCTATATCACATCTAAACTACCACAGAAATCAATGATAATAATTGGACTACAATCCGTAAGTGAGAGAGAAGAATCAAAGGAGCTTTCAGCATTCCGAACTTAA
- a CDS encoding DUF4898 domain-containing protein, with product MVVIPIEELSEHVEDSLIKMISKSGSVKFVRYVSPSLIVDAQKFFKTFVPTAKYYVVIVPDNVKNEKVKDELISMSRNSFNFTILYSYKLMDKILIIGYD from the coding sequence ATGGTAGTTATACCAATTGAGGAGTTATCAGAACATGTTGAGGATAGCCTAATTAAAATGATAAGTAAAAGTGGAAGTGTGAAGTTTGTTAGGTACGTTAGTCCCAGTTTGATAGTTGATGCTCAGAAATTTTTCAAGACTTTTGTACCTACTGCTAAGTATTATGTAGTGATAGTGCCAGACAACGTAAAAAATGAAAAAGTAAAAGATGAGCTTATATCTATGTCAAGAAATAGTTTTAATTTTACAATCCTTTATTCTTATAAGCTTATGGATAAAATTTTAATAATAGGTTACGATTGA
- a CDS encoding DODA-type extradiol aromatic ring-opening family dioxygenase, whose translation MTIGLFISHGSPTILIDENKWKDLLRRVGKEIEEKYKPETIIVSSPHFVSWTETFYIESSEKLECIQDYYDFPDETYKYCYNALNDTELVEEIVKNAEGKVVKDDKWGLDHGAWIPLFYMFPEYKPKVVTISITDNSPESHYEIGEKIRKAVEKLGRKAVFLATGSPTHRLDLFYFKITPKPTKFDAILMDLIKSGEFEKILKISELYPKEYQTAMPEGNLNTLHMLLGYIKPKKAEILGYDTPWPGVSMLAASFYE comes from the coding sequence ATGACAATTGGCTTATTTATATCTCATGGTTCTCCTACAATACTGATTGATGAGAATAAGTGGAAGGACTTATTGAGAAGAGTAGGAAAGGAAATTGAGGAGAAGTATAAACCAGAAACAATAATAGTCTCAAGTCCCCATTTCGTCTCATGGACGGAAACCTTCTATATTGAAAGCAGTGAGAAGCTAGAGTGTATTCAAGATTATTACGATTTCCCAGATGAGACTTATAAATACTGTTATAACGCGTTAAATGACACTGAACTAGTTGAAGAAATAGTGAAAAACGCTGAGGGAAAAGTAGTGAAAGATGATAAATGGGGATTAGATCACGGTGCGTGGATTCCCCTCTTCTACATGTTTCCCGAGTATAAACCAAAAGTTGTAACAATATCAATTACTGACAATTCGCCAGAATCACACTATGAAATAGGTGAAAAGATTAGGAAAGCAGTAGAGAAACTTGGAAGGAAAGCAGTGTTTTTAGCCACTGGTTCACCAACTCATAGGTTAGACTTGTTTTACTTTAAGATAACTCCTAAACCTACAAAATTCGATGCGATATTAATGGATCTAATAAAATCTGGTGAATTTGAGAAAATATTAAAAATTAGTGAACTTTATCCTAAGGAGTATCAGACTGCAATGCCAGAGGGAAATCTAAATACTCTACACATGCTCTTAGGGTATATTAAACCAAAGAAGGCTGAGATACTAGGATATGATACACCTTGGCCCGGAGTTAGTATGCTAGCCGCAAGCTTTTATGAGTAA